One region of Manis pentadactyla isolate mManPen7 chromosome 9, mManPen7.hap1, whole genome shotgun sequence genomic DNA includes:
- the FTH1 gene encoding ferritin heavy chain produces the protein MMTASPSQVRQNYHQDSEAAVNRQINLELYASYVYLSMSYYFDRDDVALKNFAKYFLHQSHEEREHAEKLMKLQNKRGGRIFLQDIKKPDRDDWENGLNAMECALHLEKSVNQSLLELHKLATDKNDPHLCDFIETHYLNEQVKSIKELGDHVTNLRKMGAPESGMAEYLFDKHTLGDGDNQS, from the exons ATGATGACCGCGTCCCCCTCGCAGGTGCGCCAGAACTACCACCAGGACTCGGAGGCCGCCGTCAACCGCCAGATCAACCTGGAGCTTTACGCCTCCTACGTCTACCTGTCCATG TCTTACTACTTTGACCGCGATGATGTGGCTTTGAAGAACTTTGCCAAGTATTTTCTTCACCAATCTCATGAGGAGAGGGAACATGCTGAGAAACTGatgaagctgcagaacaagagaGGTGGCCGAATCTTCCTTCAGGATATCAAG AAACCAGACCGTGACGACTGGGAGAATGGGCTGAACGCAATGGAGTGTGCGTTACACTTGGAAAAAAGTGTGAATCAGTCATTACTGGAGCTGCACAAACTGGCCACTGACAAAAATGACCCTCAT TTGTGTGACTTCATTGAGACTCATTACCTGAATGAGCAGGTGAAATCCATCAAAGAATTGGGTGACCACGTAACCAACTTGCGCAAGATGGGGGCCCCCGAATCTGGCATGGCAGAGTATCTCTTTGATAAGCACACCCTGGGAGACGGTGATAACCAGAGCTAA
- the BEST1 gene encoding LOW QUALITY PROTEIN: bestrophin-1 (The sequence of the model RefSeq protein was modified relative to this genomic sequence to represent the inferred CDS: inserted 4 bases in 3 codons; deleted 1 base in 1 codon): MGQEEGESGYCEERCVPGLGQVEREGVRKEGQVRPLFPHSALSLLLLSNLHKEQMEFQPNQEEEQESHXGIFGHFLGLQSHGHHPLRTNSKSKPVXPRKKSLLHEGKPKNLGGTGHNPWDQEDSKAWELTEEDAFKSAALYGRSGYXVPRTPLSPTLWSSHPDSQRPQVSAEPQAGMALSNAKAYTTCGSWDPKFELLPQCWGLNRAPRIGSHENSFNLTDMPEAPEHLREPHLEQLTISIRTILKALVDPHWALESKSSTQTRVTRFPPWVAPATSLALSLPFLVSFQWSCRCLNMMDLHPALAWGTHLAA, encoded by the exons ATGGGTCAGGAGGAAGGTGAGTCAGGGTATTGTGAGGAACGCTGTGTCCCTGGCCTGGGCCAGGTGGAGAGGGAAGGGGTGAGGAAGGAAGGCCAGGTTCGGCCTCTGTTCCCCCACTCAGCCCTGAGTCTCCTGCTTCTTTCCAATCTGCACAAGGAACAGATGGAGTTTCAGCCAAatcaggaggaggagcaggagtcACA GGGCATCTTTGGCCACTTCCTAGGGCTGCAGTCCCATGGTCACCATCCTCTCAGGACAAACTCGAAGAGCAAACCAG GTCCAAGAAAGAAGTCCCTTCTCCACGAGGGCAAGCCCAAGAACCTTGGGGGAACCGGACACAACCCTTGGGACCAGGAAGACAGCAAGGCCTGGGAGCTTACGGAGGAGGATGCCTTCAAGTCCGCTGCACTGTATGGGAGGTCAGGCT CAGTGCCCCGGACacccctcagccccaccctgtGGTCTTCCCACCCGGACAGCCAGCGGCCTCAGGTCTCGGCAGAGCCTCAGGCAGGGATGGCACTGTCAAACGCCAAAGCCTATACCACCTGTGGCTCCTGGGACCCGAAGTTTGAATTGCTCCCACAGTGCTGGGGCCTCAACAGAGCACCCAGAATTGGGTCACATGAAAACTCGTTTAATTTGACGGACATGCCAGAGGCCCCTGAACATCTTAGAGAGCCACATTTGGAACAACTGACCATCAGCATACGCACTATACTCAAGGCTCTTGTAGATCCTCATTGGGCCTTGGAAAGCAAGTCTTCCACCCAAACCAGGGTCACCAGGTTCCCCCCATGGGTGGCACCCGCCACTTCCCTTGCTCTGAGCCTACCATTCCTC GTGAGTTTCCAATGGTCCTGTCGCTGCCTGAACATGATGGATCTACACCCAGCGCTGGCTTGGGGCACACACCTCGCTGCCTAA